From a single Paraburkholderia youngii genomic region:
- a CDS encoding AraC family transcriptional regulator gives MSNELAVALLRYIETQTGTSPYRTAVDGLLILRSDHPKPPTFLVARPALCIVAQGAKWASFGGAKLEYRAGQALVVGVETPSQGRVFEASPDNPCLVLVLELDLIMMRAVAREMSPPPVAAGDASCGVFIADFDGPLADCALRVVRLLDTPDAVGILYPLVMREICYWLLRGPKGPEIIKLASSGNASHGVLRAMENIRTRFSQPVRVEDLAKIAQLSQSAFHRQFKALTGLSPLQYQKQLRLLEARRLLLSQSMSVQAASFAVGYESPSQFSREYARMFGAPPKRDKEDSTNAKTMREAA, from the coding sequence ATGTCGAACGAATTGGCCGTTGCACTGCTTCGTTATATCGAAACGCAAACAGGAACAAGCCCATACCGCACGGCCGTGGACGGGCTTCTGATTCTGCGCTCCGACCACCCGAAACCGCCGACATTTCTCGTGGCGCGCCCAGCACTGTGCATCGTTGCACAGGGTGCCAAATGGGCCAGCTTCGGTGGGGCGAAACTGGAGTACCGGGCCGGACAGGCGCTGGTGGTCGGCGTTGAGACGCCGTCGCAGGGCCGCGTGTTCGAAGCGAGTCCCGACAATCCTTGCCTGGTTCTTGTTCTGGAACTCGACCTGATAATGATGCGCGCCGTTGCAAGGGAGATGTCGCCGCCACCTGTGGCGGCAGGAGACGCAAGCTGCGGCGTGTTCATCGCGGACTTCGACGGCCCGCTGGCCGATTGCGCGTTGCGGGTTGTTCGCTTGCTGGATACCCCGGACGCGGTCGGAATTCTTTACCCGCTGGTCATGCGGGAGATTTGTTATTGGTTGCTAAGAGGTCCGAAAGGCCCCGAAATCATAAAGCTGGCGTCGAGCGGGAATGCCTCGCACGGTGTCCTGCGCGCGATGGAAAATATCAGAACTCGATTTTCGCAGCCAGTGCGAGTGGAAGATCTGGCTAAAATCGCCCAACTAAGTCAGTCGGCGTTCCACCGTCAATTCAAGGCGCTGACCGGACTTTCCCCTCTTCAATATCAGAAGCAATTGCGCCTACTGGAGGCCCGCAGGCTGCTGCTGTCACAGTCGATGAGCGTTCAAGCCGCCTCATTTGCGGTGGGATATGAGAGCCCTTCGCAATTCAGTCGGGAGTACGCGCGGA